The Anabaena sp. PCC 7108 region AAATTCTTTTCAGAGACGTTTCCTTTACTAGTGTGGCAGCTTGTTTAATATCTAACCACATTCTTTCTCTTTGCATTGCCTCTGGCCAATCTTCTAAAACTGTCTCCACTGGTAACAAAAATAAATTTACTCGATAGATATTACCCCTTTTACGATATTCATACGCACCGATTTTCTCATTATTGACCTGGCCAACTACTCCTGCTTCTTCCCATGCTTCTTTAGCAGCTGAATCATAAGGACTCATTCCCTTACAAACTCCCCCTTTAGGAATTACCCAACTTTGACCTTTACGAGTGGTAATCAATAAAATTTCAACTTTTCCATCTCTGACACGATAGGGAATAACTCCTGATTGTTTCAAAACTTTATTAGGTTTTTGGCTCATGTGAATCTATTCCTAAACAATCATCTACTAAATTCTCAAATCCTAGAAATCATAAGAGCGATCGCATCATGGTAAATCAGTCTTTAGGGGGTTTCCTTTCTAGGTTAGCAATATTGACTATAAAATTGACTATAAATTTAAGTAGGTCGGTGAGGAAATTTATAACTATGTGACGGAAAGTTAACAAGATTACTAATTGTTAAATTTAATATGTTCTGTACTATGTTTTTTTCTTTCTCCCCTAGTCTTCACCCCATTTATTACC contains the following coding sequences:
- a CDS encoding NUDIX hydrolase, which produces MSQKPNKVLKQSGVIPYRVRDGKVEILLITTRKGQSWVIPKGGVCKGMSPYDSAAKEAWEEAGVVGQVNNEKIGAYEYRKRGNIYRVNLFLLPVETVLEDWPEAMQRERMWLDIKQAATLVKETSLKRIFKISQDQGLI